The region CGGGCACAACTCGTGTGAGACCCTTCGCTACGCTCCAGGGTGACACTTGTTTATGAGTGCCCGTTGTAACATACGCGGTGTTTCCGTATAGACGGGCACAACTCGTGTGAGATTCTTCACTGCGTTCCGGAATGGCATGAGTTTAGTTTTACGTACAACCAACCAATAATTGCGTTTTACTGTATAATAAAGTTGGGCATCTGGTACTTATAAATTCGTTGACACTATGTGCCTTGGATGATATCATGCCTTTTGGCAAAAGTTATGAATAAAACCACTAGAGGTCGTGCAAGCAGAAGAGGTGAGTTAAAAATTGTCGTCTGAAGCCCTGTACTGGGTTCTTCTAATACTATGTATTATCATTTCGGCGTTCTTTTCCAGTTCAGAAACAGCATTTATTTCCATTGAGCGCTACCGTCTTCAACATCTGGTTGAAACCGGCAAGAGAGGGGCAGCTCTGGTTGCGAGGATGCTGGAAAGGCCAGAACGCATCCTTTCCACAATACTTCTTGGCAACAATCTGGTAAACACTGCCGCTGCTGCAATTGGTACAGTGTTGGCGGTCTCTTACTGGGGGGAAGAGCGAGGCGTAGCTATATCAACCATCATGGTCACCATTCTGCTTTTGATATTTGCCGAAAATACTCCCAAAATATTTGCCAGCCACAACGCGGAGAAACTGGTTTTTATTGTTGCTCGCCCTATCCAGATTTTGTCCTGGGTGTTCTATCCGGTGGTAGTATTGCTTAGCCTGATCGCCAGCGGGATTACAAAAATAATCGGCGGTAATAATTCACAGCAGCTGCTAGCCAGCCCGGAAGAAATCAAAGCCATGATCAACGTAGGCTCACGTGAGGGTTCGGTAGAAAAGTCAGAAGCTGAGCTTTTACATGCGGTTTTCGAATTTGGAGATAACCCGGTGTTCGAGGTTATGGTTCCAAGGACTGAGATAATTGCGGTTGAAAAAGGTACATCATTGAATGATTTCCTTAAGTTATATTCCGAATCCCCTATATCCCGCTTTCCGGTTTATGAAGAAAATTTGGATAACATCATCGGTATACTTTCCATAAAAGATGTATTAATGGCAATTGCTAAAGATTGTGCCAGTTTGGAAAACTCGGTAGAAGAG is a window of Dehalococcoidales bacterium DNA encoding:
- a CDS encoding hemolysin family protein, whose translation is MSSEALYWVLLILCIIISAFFSSSETAFISIERYRLQHLVETGKRGAALVARMLERPERILSTILLGNNLVNTAAAAIGTVLAVSYWGEERGVAISTIMVTILLLIFAENTPKIFASHNAEKLVFIVARPIQILSWVFYPVVVLLSLIASGITKIIGGNNSQQLLASPEEIKAMINVGSREGSVEKSEAELLHAVFEFGDNPVFEVMVPRTEIIAVEKGTSLNDFLKLYSESPISRFPVYEENLDNIIGILSIKDVLMAIAKDCASLENSVEEFMRPAYFTPETKKISELFTEMKENNFRMCVVIDEYGGTAGIVSLSRLMEEIVGPVGDELAAAEKEYEAINEYTFQIDGGMRIEEANEELGLDLPEGEYETVAGFILSFLGKFPRQGQVLRYNGLKIVVTRMKGKKIKEVLVTQEAKQQDAAAAA